From the Lolium rigidum isolate FL_2022 chromosome 2, APGP_CSIRO_Lrig_0.1, whole genome shotgun sequence genome, one window contains:
- the LOC124688354 gene encoding uncharacterized protein LOC124688354, producing MHDTSVLYHAIDKDKLTFPHPPKGKYYLVDAGYPNRFGYLAPYKGERYHVPDFHRGVPPTTPVEKLNRIHSSKRNVIECGFGVLKMKWQILLKMPKYSIETQKMIVAACMTLHNYIRAHDREDIHFQRFDRDPDYVPEIPDRYKRYVVPPGASDSSTPEANGADMDDFRDELATAIALGW from the exons ATGCATGACACAAGTGTgctatatcatgcaattgacaagGACAAGCTCACCTTCCCGCATCCTCCAAAGG GTAAGTACTACCTTGTAGATGCTGGCTATCCTAATAGATTTGGATACCTCGCACCATACAAAGGAGAAAGGTATCATGTTCCTGACTTCCATAGAGGTGTACCGCCAACTACTCCTGTCGAGAAGTTGAACAGGATCCACTCGTCCAAGCGTAATGTCATTGAGTGTGGCTTCGGAGTATTGAAGATGAAATGGCAAATTCTCCTTAAGATGCCGAAGTACTCAATTGAAACCCAAAAGATGATTGTTGCTGCATGTATGACATTGCACAACTATATTCGTGCTCATGACAGAGAAGATATCCACTTTCAGCGATTTGACAGGGATCCGGACTATGTGCCAGAAATTCCGGATCGCTATAAGCGCTATGTTGTTCCTCCTGGTGCTTCGGATTCATCAACTCCGGAGGCAAACGGGGCCGACATGGATGACTTTAGGGATGAACTAGCTACCGCAATTGCTCTAGGATGGTGA